The following are from one region of the Paenibacillus protaetiae genome:
- a CDS encoding AAA family ATPase has product MFLREITKMNDRISPHMQEQYPFNIPSIRSLERLRLTKRVTFLVGENGSGKSTLLEAMAYQCGFHTGGGGRNNQYTLDSSEAALSDYLRLSWLPKVTNGFFLRAESFYQFSAHIDEMVRENPGEAWLIYRPYGGKSLFQQSHGESFFALFQNRFGKRGIYLLDEPEAALSPSRQLAFLSILHTLQRSAQLIIATHSPILLGYPGADIISFDGGNIHPVSYEETDHYQVTRRFLENRKMYLNELLD; this is encoded by the coding sequence ATGTTTTTGCGAGAAATAACAAAAATGAACGACCGGATCAGCCCGCATATGCAGGAGCAATACCCGTTCAACATTCCGAGCATCCGGTCGCTGGAGCGGCTCCGCTTGACCAAGCGGGTTACCTTTCTGGTTGGGGAGAACGGCTCGGGCAAATCCACGCTGCTGGAAGCTATGGCATACCAATGCGGGTTTCATACCGGTGGCGGCGGGCGAAACAACCAATATACGCTTGACAGCTCGGAGGCGGCGCTTAGCGATTATTTGCGGTTGTCCTGGCTGCCGAAAGTGACAAACGGATTTTTTTTGCGGGCGGAGTCGTTTTACCAGTTTTCTGCTCATATTGATGAAATGGTACGCGAAAATCCTGGAGAAGCATGGCTCATTTACAGGCCGTACGGCGGTAAATCGCTGTTTCAGCAATCGCATGGCGAATCCTTTTTTGCATTGTTCCAGAACCGTTTCGGGAAGCGGGGAATTTATTTGCTCGATGAGCCCGAGGCAGCGTTGTCGCCGTCGCGCCAGCTTGCATTTCTGAGCATTCTTCACACCCTCCAGCGCAGCGCGCAGCTGATTATCGCTACACACTCGCCTATTCTGCTTGGTTATCCGGGTGCGGATATTATCAGCTTTGACGGCGGGAACATTCATCCGGTTTCTTATGAAGAAACGGACCATTACCAGGTCACTCGGCGGTTTTTGGAAAACCGGAAAATGTATTTAAACGAGCTGCTGGACTAA
- the fumC gene encoding class II fumarate hydratase — protein MEYRIEKDTMGEIKVPADKLWGAQTQRSLQNFKISGERMPIEAVYAMAYVKKAAAQANAKIGMIDEAKASIIGEVVDEILSGKWDEHFPLVVWQTGSGTQTNMNVNEVIANRANHLLQERGSEVRIHPNDDVNRSQSSNDTFPAAMHIAGVIAVEDRLLPSLDKLSATLEAKMKQFADIVKIGRTHLQDATPITLGQEVSGWYAMLQKTRKMIENSLEDMRELALGGTAVGTGLNAHPKFAEQVAAEVSELTGKRFVTAPNKFHSLTSHDHIVYTHGAIKALGADLMKIANDVRWLASGPRCGIGEIVIPENEPGSSIMPGKVNPTQSEAITMAVCQVIGNDTAIGMAASQGNFELNVFKPVIIYNFLQSVALLADGMVSFNDNCAVGIEPNLPVIQRNLEQSLMLVTALNPHIGYENAAKIAKNAHKNGLTLKESAIQSGLLTAEQFDEFVRPEKMIGNL, from the coding sequence ATGGAATACCGGATTGAAAAAGATACGATGGGCGAAATCAAGGTCCCTGCAGACAAGCTGTGGGGTGCGCAAACGCAGCGCAGCCTGCAAAATTTCAAAATCAGCGGCGAGCGGATGCCGATCGAAGCGGTGTACGCGATGGCCTACGTGAAAAAGGCTGCGGCGCAAGCCAATGCTAAAATCGGCATGATTGATGAAGCGAAGGCATCCATTATCGGCGAGGTCGTAGACGAAATTTTGTCCGGCAAATGGGATGAGCATTTTCCGCTTGTGGTATGGCAAACCGGCAGCGGCACGCAAACGAACATGAACGTTAACGAAGTGATCGCAAACCGCGCCAACCATTTGCTGCAGGAGCGCGGCAGCGAAGTGCGCATTCATCCGAACGACGACGTGAACCGTTCGCAAAGCTCCAACGATACGTTCCCGGCGGCGATGCATATCGCGGGTGTCATTGCAGTGGAAGACCGCCTGCTGCCTTCGCTGGACAAGCTGTCCGCCACATTGGAAGCAAAAATGAAGCAGTTCGCGGACATCGTCAAAATCGGCAGAACCCATCTGCAGGACGCCACGCCGATTACGCTTGGCCAGGAAGTAAGCGGCTGGTATGCGATGCTGCAAAAGACGCGCAAAATGATCGAAAACAGCCTCGAGGATATGCGCGAGCTGGCGCTTGGCGGCACGGCTGTCGGCACGGGCCTCAACGCTCATCCGAAGTTTGCCGAGCAGGTAGCGGCGGAAGTGTCCGAGCTGACCGGCAAACGTTTCGTTACGGCTCCAAACAAGTTCCATTCCTTGACGAGCCATGATCATATCGTTTATACCCACGGCGCAATCAAAGCGCTTGGCGCGGATTTGATGAAAATCGCCAACGATGTCAGATGGCTGGCCAGCGGTCCGCGCTGCGGCATCGGCGAAATTGTTATTCCGGAGAACGAGCCGGGCAGCTCCATTATGCCGGGCAAAGTGAATCCGACCCAAAGCGAAGCGATTACGATGGCGGTATGCCAAGTGATCGGCAACGATACGGCAATCGGCATGGCGGCCAGCCAAGGCAACTTCGAGCTGAACGTGTTCAAGCCGGTCATCATTTATAACTTCCTGCAATCCGTTGCTTTGCTGGCGGACGGCATGGTGTCGTTTAACGATAACTGTGCGGTTGGCATTGAGCCGAACCTGCCTGTCATTCAACGCAACCTGGAGCAATCGCTGATGCTCGTTACCGCGCTCAACCCGCATATCGGCTACGAAAATGCGGCGAAAATCGCGAAAAACGCACACAAAAACGGCCTGACGCTGAAGGAATCCGCGATTCAAAGCGGCTTGCTCACCGCCGAGCAGTTCGACGAATTTGTCCGCCCGGAGAAAATGATCGGCAACCTGTAG
- a CDS encoding glycoside hydrolase family 43 protein, with product MPHRTAIRIRDPYVLAEHNDRFYYLYGTTDDNVWNGPATGFDVYRSRDLDNWEGPYPAFRPEPGFWADRHYWAPEVYSYNGRYYMFASFKSEHRRRGTQVLVAKGPLGPFEPLTGEPVTPREWECLDGTLHLDGNGSPWIVFCHEWLQVKDGKMCAMPLKEDLRRAAGKPVVLFSASEAPWTKAGQDGTVYVTDGPFLHRLADGGLLMLWSSSSRNGYAIGVARSESGSVTGPWTHDPEPLLPEEGGHGMLFRAFDGGLVLAMHAPNKQPNERAVFIRMEEKGGKLKPLRSGI from the coding sequence ATGCCGCATCGGACGGCCATTCGAATACGTGATCCTTATGTACTGGCTGAGCACAATGATCGTTTCTATTATTTATACGGGACGACGGATGATAACGTCTGGAATGGACCCGCAACCGGGTTCGACGTTTATCGCAGCAGAGATTTGGACAACTGGGAAGGGCCATATCCGGCATTCCGTCCGGAACCGGGCTTTTGGGCGGACCGGCATTACTGGGCGCCGGAAGTTTACAGCTACAACGGGCGGTATTATATGTTCGCTTCCTTTAAGTCGGAGCATAGGCGGCGGGGAACGCAGGTGCTTGTCGCCAAAGGGCCGCTTGGCCCATTCGAGCCGCTGACAGGCGAGCCGGTTACGCCGCGTGAATGGGAGTGCCTGGACGGCACGCTGCATCTGGACGGGAACGGCAGCCCATGGATCGTGTTTTGCCATGAATGGCTGCAGGTGAAGGACGGCAAAATGTGCGCCATGCCGCTGAAGGAAGATCTTCGCCGCGCTGCCGGCAAGCCGGTTGTGCTGTTCAGCGCATCGGAAGCGCCGTGGACGAAAGCGGGTCAGGACGGCACGGTGTATGTGACGGACGGACCTTTCCTGCACCGTCTTGCGGACGGCGGGCTGCTGATGTTGTGGTCGAGCAGCTCCCGGAACGGTTACGCGATTGGTGTCGCGCGTTCGGAATCGGGCAGTGTTACCGGTCCGTGGACGCATGACCCTGAGCCGCTGCTTCCGGAAGAGGGCGGGCATGGCATGTTGTTCCGCGCCTTCGATGGCGGGCTTGTTCTGGCGATGCATGCGCCCAATAAGCAGCCGAACGAAAGGGCGGTTTTTATCCGAATGGAAGAGAAGGGCGGTAAGCTAAAGCCTCTGCGCTCCGGCATTTGA
- a CDS encoding bifunctional 2-keto-4-hydroxyglutarate aldolase/2-keto-3-deoxy-6-phosphogluconate aldolase, with protein MKKHKVIQQVAEAGVVAVLRADSAEEVAEMARRAIKGGIKIIEITMTVPFALRAIEQLAREYSSAADPSSEQFAVIGVGTVLDPETARAAILAGAEFVVAPAFNADTIKLCNRYAIPVLPGAMTIHEIQSALELGVDVVKLFPGNLFQPSIISAIKGPLPQANLMPTGGVSLDNLKDWIKAGAVAVGIGSDLTKDAVKTGDLTLIEKKSAAYIEAYRSAKGL; from the coding sequence ATGAAGAAGCACAAGGTGATCCAGCAGGTGGCGGAAGCCGGCGTAGTAGCGGTATTGCGCGCCGACTCGGCGGAAGAAGTAGCGGAGATGGCCCGCCGCGCAATTAAAGGCGGCATTAAAATAATCGAAATTACGATGACGGTACCATTCGCATTACGCGCAATCGAGCAGCTTGCTCGGGAATATTCCAGCGCTGCGGACCCATCCTCTGAGCAATTTGCCGTTATTGGCGTCGGCACGGTGCTTGATCCGGAAACGGCACGCGCGGCGATTTTGGCAGGGGCGGAATTTGTTGTTGCTCCGGCTTTTAACGCGGACACCATCAAATTGTGCAACCGTTATGCGATTCCGGTGCTGCCGGGCGCGATGACGATTCATGAAATTCAAAGCGCGCTGGAGCTGGGGGTCGACGTCGTGAAGCTGTTCCCGGGCAACCTGTTCCAGCCTAGCATTATTTCGGCAATCAAAGGCCCGCTGCCGCAAGCGAACCTGATGCCGACGGGCGGTGTTTCGCTCGATAACTTGAAGGATTGGATCAAAGCCGGGGCAGTTGCCGTAGGCATTGGTTCCGACCTGACAAAGGACGCTGTCAAAACAGGCGACCTTACATTAATCGAGAAGAAATCCGCCGCTTATATCGAAGCTTACCGCAGCGCCAAAGGGCTGTAA
- a CDS encoding TerC family protein, translated as MDVSLLMEYGWVLIILVLLEGLLAADNALVLAIMVKHLDEQKRKKALFYGLFGAFIFRFASLFLISFLVDVWQVQAIGALYLLFISASNIVKFCRKKTGALPKEKGRQSGFWTTVLKVELADIAFAIDSILAAVALAVALPASGIPSIGGMDGGQFIVVFLGGLIGLIIMRFAANFFVKLLHARPVLELAAFAIVGWVGVKLAVHTLAHPFLHVISHSFAESGLWKSLFYAVLALIALGGWLMSGRAAKAHAAAGETAASEERL; from the coding sequence ATGGACGTTTCATTGTTGATGGAGTATGGCTGGGTATTGATAATCCTGGTGCTGCTGGAAGGATTGCTGGCTGCCGACAATGCGCTTGTACTCGCGATTATGGTTAAACATCTGGATGAGCAAAAGCGCAAGAAGGCGCTGTTTTACGGGTTGTTTGGCGCATTTATATTTCGTTTTGCTTCGCTGTTTCTCATTTCGTTCCTTGTAGACGTATGGCAGGTGCAGGCGATTGGCGCTCTTTATTTGCTGTTCATCTCAGCGAGCAATATTGTAAAATTTTGCAGAAAAAAAACCGGAGCGCTGCCGAAGGAGAAGGGCAGGCAGTCGGGATTTTGGACTACCGTACTGAAGGTGGAGCTGGCGGATATCGCGTTTGCGATTGACTCCATCCTGGCGGCGGTTGCGCTTGCCGTTGCGCTTCCGGCAAGCGGCATTCCGTCCATTGGAGGTATGGACGGCGGGCAGTTTATTGTCGTATTCCTGGGCGGCCTGATCGGGCTGATCATTATGCGTTTTGCCGCCAATTTTTTCGTCAAGCTGCTGCATGCCCGTCCGGTGCTTGAGCTGGCGGCTTTTGCCATTGTCGGCTGGGTTGGCGTGAAGCTTGCGGTTCATACGCTCGCGCATCCTTTTCTGCATGTGATTTCCCACTCGTTTGCGGAAAGCGGCCTATGGAAAAGCCTGTTTTATGCCGTGCTTGCGCTTATTGCGCTGGGCGGATGGCTCATGTCGGGCAGAGCCGCCAAAGCGCATGCCGCTGCCGGAGAAACGGCCGCTTCGGAGGAGCGGTTATAG